A genomic window from Candidatus Deferrimicrobium borealis includes:
- a CDS encoding long-chain fatty acid--CoA ligase, with product MKETTLHRMFLNRIAEGGDSVRYMVPGDHGYAPVTYRQVGDAAREIGLGLMALGLSRGDRVAILATTRLEWCLADIGSILGGYVTVPIYPSNLPDQVEYILAHSRARAVFVEDESQYNKVAGVRSRLPHLSIVVMMTGGVEGKGGAATLSALRERGKAHGSGNPGALEARAEEILPTDDLTIIYTSGTTGPPKGVVTRHSNYAFNVTSALEAVNVPPGSMFLQFLPLAHSLGRLEHFLAFDAMAVSSFARSLQTVAEDLAAVRPEIMVSVPRLYEKFYARVLAKVEEEGGLKKAIFVWALGVGREASRCRQQGREPEGFLALKNGIADRLVFQKIRARMGGRLRFFISGGAPLSREIAEFLHAIGVLILEGYGLTETSTVTTVNRFERYKFGTVGKALPGTEIRIAADGEILVRGPHIFREYFNDPAATREAIDPDGWFHSGDIGALDEEGFLRITDRKKDIIVTSGGKNIAPQNLENLLKNDRYISQAFVFGDRKKYLIALLTLAPEEIVAWAAKQGITDRSVEALSRNPEVLQLIRGRVDEVNRGLASFEQVKKFAVLETDFSQETGELTPTLKVRRKVVVEKYGRILDDLYGKD from the coding sequence ATGAAGGAGACGACGCTTCACCGGATGTTCCTGAACCGGATCGCCGAGGGAGGGGACTCGGTCCGGTACATGGTCCCGGGCGATCACGGCTACGCGCCGGTGACGTACCGGCAGGTCGGCGACGCGGCTCGGGAGATCGGTCTCGGGCTGATGGCGCTCGGGTTGTCGCGAGGGGACCGCGTGGCGATCCTCGCGACGACGCGCCTGGAATGGTGTCTTGCGGACATCGGGTCGATCCTCGGCGGATACGTCACGGTGCCGATCTACCCGTCGAATCTCCCCGACCAGGTGGAATATATCCTGGCCCACTCGCGCGCGCGGGCCGTATTCGTCGAGGACGAGTCGCAGTACAACAAGGTCGCCGGGGTCCGGTCCCGCCTGCCTCACCTCTCGATCGTCGTGATGATGACCGGCGGCGTCGAGGGGAAAGGTGGCGCCGCGACCCTGTCCGCGCTGCGGGAGCGCGGGAAGGCGCACGGCTCCGGGAACCCCGGGGCCCTCGAGGCGCGCGCGGAGGAGATCCTCCCCACGGATGACCTCACGATCATCTACACCTCCGGCACCACCGGCCCTCCGAAAGGGGTCGTGACGCGCCACAGCAACTACGCCTTCAACGTGACCTCGGCGCTGGAAGCGGTCAACGTTCCCCCGGGATCGATGTTCCTCCAGTTCCTCCCCCTGGCGCACTCCCTCGGGCGCCTGGAACACTTCCTCGCCTTCGACGCGATGGCCGTCTCCTCCTTCGCCCGTTCCCTCCAGACGGTCGCGGAGGACCTTGCGGCGGTCCGTCCGGAAATCATGGTGAGCGTGCCCCGGCTCTACGAGAAGTTCTACGCCCGCGTGCTGGCGAAGGTCGAGGAGGAGGGGGGGCTGAAGAAGGCGATCTTCGTGTGGGCCCTCGGGGTCGGGCGCGAGGCGTCGCGGTGCCGCCAGCAGGGCCGGGAACCGGAGGGGTTCCTCGCCTTGAAAAACGGGATCGCCGACCGGCTGGTATTCCAGAAGATTCGGGCGCGGATGGGCGGAAGGCTGCGTTTCTTCATCTCGGGGGGGGCGCCCCTGTCCCGGGAGATCGCCGAGTTCCTGCACGCCATCGGCGTTCTCATCCTCGAGGGATACGGGCTCACGGAGACCTCCACGGTCACGACGGTCAACCGTTTCGAGCGGTACAAGTTCGGCACCGTGGGGAAGGCGCTCCCGGGCACCGAGATCCGGATCGCCGCGGACGGCGAGATCCTCGTGCGGGGACCGCACATCTTCCGGGAGTATTTCAACGATCCCGCCGCCACGCGGGAGGCGATCGACCCGGACGGGTGGTTCCACTCGGGGGACATCGGGGCCCTCGACGAGGAGGGGTTTCTTCGCATCACCGACCGGAAGAAGGACATCATCGTCACCTCGGGGGGAAAGAACATCGCCCCCCAGAACCTGGAGAATCTCCTCAAGAACGACCGGTACATCAGCCAGGCGTTCGTGTTCGGGGACCGGAAGAAGTATCTGATCGCCCTCCTCACGCTCGCTCCCGAGGAGATCGTCGCCTGGGCGGCCAAACAGGGGATCACGGACCGCAGCGTCGAGGCGTTGTCGAGGAACCCCGAGGTGCTGCAGTTGATCCGCGGGCGGGTCGACGAGGTCAACCGGGGGCTGGCCTCCTTCGAGCAGGTGAAGAAATTCGCGGTGCTGGAAACCGACTTCTCCCAGGAAACCGGCGAACTGACGCCCACGCTCAAGGTACGCCGCAAGGTGGTGGTCGAGAAGTACGGACGGATTCTCGACGATCTCTACGGGAAGGATTGA
- the tadA gene encoding Flp pilus assembly complex ATPase component TadA — MPSAPDDLFEKFLALGYVSPDDLKEMRERSSALGIPVAEAALLADRLHPDARAWILSETLGIPFLEVEPDSVSRDLAHLFPEALARKNRIVPIAREGDRVTVAVSDPFCHGAFAVLEEMTGLSLRMVVCPGRTIGEILARFYPDPSGLEPFDLGEGSISREEAETWLSEGGRKRVCGQILLHAASRGMSGVRMSPVGRDVVIEGRSEGTLVRLLSFPLRFRKPLYDAFLELAGASGGPDLPLETVFHLESETGVVAFQASFLRGLSGPEVIVKILPDLRVGISLDSVGLNPGQLDITGKILRKGNGLFLVSSPGPEGIATTLFAMLREECRPGLRTITIEERHRYRNEGYIQLDRHQAEERYSGDWSRLAESLDPDILMIEHLPDPAALGALLHLAQAGPLVLCGIRRFNFDRALRTVLTLDVDPFILAHVMRLVLHQRLVKLLCMECRRPVPARPSLRMVGERYRGDLEGIVADASFYLPSGCPKCGGTGFSGRMALIELLPFTPGVQNIVASESTLEEKLSRLMEEDLYSAAQSVQEMLRRGMVTYEDVAPFFR; from the coding sequence GTGCCATCCGCGCCTGACGATCTCTTCGAGAAGTTCCTCGCGCTCGGCTACGTCTCTCCCGACGATCTGAAGGAGATGAGGGAGCGTTCCTCGGCCCTCGGGATCCCGGTGGCAGAGGCCGCCCTCCTGGCGGACCGGCTGCACCCCGACGCGCGCGCATGGATTCTCTCGGAAACGCTCGGGATCCCGTTTCTCGAGGTCGAACCCGACTCCGTTTCCCGCGATCTCGCCCACCTGTTCCCCGAGGCGCTCGCCCGGAAGAACCGGATCGTTCCGATCGCCCGGGAAGGGGACCGGGTGACCGTGGCCGTGAGCGACCCGTTTTGCCACGGGGCGTTCGCGGTCCTCGAGGAGATGACCGGGCTCTCTCTGCGCATGGTGGTCTGCCCGGGGCGGACGATCGGGGAGATCCTTGCCCGCTTCTACCCCGACCCGTCCGGCCTCGAGCCGTTCGACCTCGGGGAGGGCTCGATTTCCCGGGAGGAAGCGGAAACGTGGCTCTCCGAGGGGGGGAGGAAGCGGGTTTGCGGGCAGATTCTGCTCCATGCGGCGTCCCGCGGGATGTCGGGCGTCCGGATGTCCCCCGTCGGCCGGGACGTGGTGATCGAGGGCCGCTCCGAGGGGACACTTGTGCGCCTGCTCTCCTTCCCCCTCCGGTTCCGGAAACCGCTCTACGACGCGTTCCTGGAACTTGCGGGCGCCTCGGGCGGGCCAGACCTTCCCCTCGAAACGGTCTTCCACCTCGAGTCCGAGACCGGAGTCGTCGCTTTCCAGGCGAGTTTCCTGCGCGGTCTCTCCGGCCCCGAGGTGATCGTGAAGATTCTCCCGGACTTACGGGTGGGGATCTCCCTGGACTCCGTCGGCCTCAACCCCGGCCAGCTCGACATCACCGGAAAGATCCTGCGCAAGGGAAACGGGCTCTTCCTCGTGTCGTCCCCCGGCCCCGAGGGGATCGCTACCACCCTGTTCGCCATGCTCCGCGAGGAGTGCCGGCCCGGCCTTCGCACCATCACCATCGAGGAGCGCCACCGCTACCGGAACGAGGGGTATATCCAGCTGGACCGGCATCAGGCGGAGGAGCGGTATTCCGGCGACTGGTCCCGGCTGGCGGAGTCCCTCGATCCCGACATCCTGATGATCGAGCACTTGCCCGATCCGGCGGCCCTCGGCGCCCTGCTGCACCTCGCGCAGGCCGGGCCCCTCGTGCTGTGCGGCATCCGGAGGTTCAACTTCGACCGGGCGCTTCGCACGGTGCTGACCCTCGACGTGGACCCGTTCATCCTCGCGCACGTCATGCGGCTCGTCCTGCACCAGCGGCTGGTGAAACTGCTCTGCATGGAATGCCGCCGCCCGGTTCCCGCGAGGCCTTCCTTGCGGATGGTGGGGGAACGGTACCGGGGCGATCTGGAGGGGATCGTCGCGGACGCGTCGTTCTACCTTCCCTCCGGGTGTCCGAAGTGCGGCGGGACGGGCTTCTCCGGACGGATGGCGCTCATCGAGCTGCTCCCCTTCACGCCGGGGGTGCAGAACATCGTCGCGTCGGAGAGCACGCTCGAGGAGAAGCTGTCGCGGCTCATGGAGGAGGATTTATACTCCGCCGCGCAATCGGTGCAGGAGATGCTCCGGCGCGGGATGGTAACCTACGAGGACGTCGCGCCCTTCTTCCGTTGA
- a CDS encoding BREX-1 system adenine-specific DNA-methyltransferase PglX, translating into MFRRIMIPLATVAALLSCAGCIVTASSYDAKVREVEALRDAYASSNREKSRLAGEVETLSKQVAVQNASLQELSSRADACEGALGREKRESE; encoded by the coding sequence TTGTTCCGTCGCATCATGATCCCGCTTGCAACGGTGGCCGCGCTACTTTCCTGCGCCGGTTGCATCGTAACGGCGTCGTCCTACGACGCGAAGGTGCGCGAGGTCGAGGCCCTCCGGGATGCGTACGCCTCGTCGAACCGGGAAAAATCGCGCCTGGCCGGCGAGGTCGAGACTCTCTCGAAGCAGGTCGCCGTGCAGAATGCCTCCCTCCAGGAGCTTTCCTCCCGGGCGGACGCGTGCGAAGGCGCGCTGGGCCGGGAGAAGCGGGAATCGGAGTAG
- a CDS encoding nitroreductase family protein, whose translation MDVFETMKGRQSIRKFRKDPVPREHILRMAEAASWAPTAGNSQNFRFIAVQERETIARMRGIVDEIVSHVTGDEVAGGKATYHNLFAFAPAVICVVGAPYESATDRTLREKAPERYKARRFQVNPGLQGISAGIAQFLLAAFAMGYGTCWMTGPLIAKAELESALSVRHPEELLAIIALGKPDAAPPKPPRKPPSEITTFR comes from the coding sequence ATGGATGTCTTCGAGACGATGAAGGGCCGGCAAAGCATCCGGAAATTCCGGAAGGACCCGGTCCCGAGGGAACACATTTTGCGGATGGCGGAGGCCGCGTCCTGGGCGCCCACGGCGGGAAATTCGCAGAATTTCCGGTTCATCGCGGTCCAGGAACGGGAGACGATCGCCCGGATGCGGGGAATCGTCGACGAAATCGTCTCGCACGTCACGGGAGACGAGGTCGCCGGGGGAAAGGCGACCTACCACAACCTGTTCGCCTTCGCACCCGCCGTAATCTGCGTGGTCGGCGCCCCCTACGAATCGGCGACGGACAGGACGCTCCGCGAGAAGGCCCCCGAACGGTACAAGGCGCGCCGATTCCAGGTGAATCCCGGGCTTCAGGGGATCTCGGCAGGGATCGCCCAGTTCCTCCTGGCGGCCTTCGCGATGGGGTACGGCACCTGCTGGATGACCGGTCCGCTGATCGCGAAGGCGGAACTCGAATCGGCGCTCTCCGTCCGGCATCCCGAAGAGCTGCTGGCGATCATCGCCCTGGGGAAACCGGACGCGGCGCCTCCGAAACCGCCGCGCAAGCCGCCGTCGGAGATCACGACGTTCCGATAA
- a CDS encoding histone deacetylase produces MKRVAWVYHPDFLLHAPPFEHPESPERLVAITDHLGGVGLIERMVPVTPEYPEDADILSVHDREYLNRLENACRRGDLTLDSEDTYLNRHSFNIALLSAGGAIAGAKAVAEGTVDRAFCAVRPPGHHAGRAVGMGFCLLNNAAIAARYLQARHGVGKVLIVDWDVHHGNGTQNIFLEDPTVFFFSIHEHPTFLYPGTGRRWEIGKGKGEGATLNAPMAPGAGDAEFRTTFEQTLEPAVERFRPEIILVSAGFDAHRDDPLADLQVTEEGFRFMTRHVIALADRYCRGKVVSILEGGYETSSLTSCIELHVRELLGE; encoded by the coding sequence ATGAAGCGGGTGGCATGGGTCTACCACCCCGATTTCCTTCTTCACGCCCCGCCGTTCGAGCACCCGGAGTCCCCGGAGCGCCTCGTCGCCATCACCGATCATCTCGGGGGAGTCGGCCTGATCGAACGGATGGTCCCGGTGACGCCGGAGTATCCCGAAGATGCGGATATCCTCTCCGTCCACGACCGGGAATATCTGAACCGGTTGGAGAACGCCTGCCGGCGCGGCGACCTCACCCTCGACTCGGAGGACACCTATCTCAACCGGCACTCCTTCAACATCGCGCTCCTGTCGGCGGGGGGAGCGATCGCGGGGGCGAAGGCGGTGGCGGAAGGGACGGTCGACCGCGCCTTCTGCGCCGTCCGCCCTCCGGGCCACCACGCGGGACGGGCCGTGGGGATGGGGTTCTGCCTCCTCAACAACGCGGCCATCGCGGCCCGGTACCTCCAGGCGAGGCACGGCGTGGGGAAGGTCCTCATCGTCGACTGGGACGTCCACCACGGCAACGGGACGCAGAACATCTTCCTCGAGGACCCGACGGTCTTCTTTTTCAGCATCCACGAGCACCCCACCTTCCTCTACCCCGGCACCGGCAGGCGCTGGGAGATCGGCAAGGGGAAGGGGGAGGGCGCGACGCTCAACGCCCCGATGGCCCCCGGCGCCGGGGACGCGGAGTTCCGGACGACCTTCGAACAGACGTTGGAGCCGGCCGTGGAACGGTTCCGGCCGGAGATCATCCTCGTCTCGGCGGGGTTCGACGCCCACCGCGACGACCCGCTGGCGGACCTCCAGGTGACGGAGGAGGGGTTCCGCTTCATGACCCGCCACGTGATCGCGCTGGCCGACCGGTACTGCCGGGGGAAGGTCGTCTCGATCCTCGAGGGAGGGTATGAAACCTCCTCGCTCACGTCCTGCATCGAACTTCACGTCCGGGAGCTCCTCGGCGAGTGA
- a CDS encoding CBS and ACT domain-containing protein, with protein MFVARRMKKTIVTAAPSASLFEAQRMMREHTIRQIPVISGDGTLLGIVSDRDIRAAVLPAGLVPGFTAGEAEKFMKSTPVERVMTRKVVTATLTDTLEDAIVLLRDFRVNALPVVDGAGKVAGIITRTDVLEAFIDALGVGEVSSRLEVVVPDRPGMLAQLAAIIGSFHVNITSVVSIRHEGGKRADFLRVATLNVGPIRKAIEEAGFEILDPSKFLLP; from the coding sequence ATGTTCGTCGCACGCAGAATGAAGAAAACGATCGTGACGGCGGCCCCGTCCGCGTCCCTCTTCGAGGCACAGCGAATGATGCGGGAACACACCATACGTCAGATCCCGGTGATCTCGGGCGACGGCACCCTGCTCGGGATCGTCTCCGACAGGGACATCCGGGCCGCGGTGCTCCCCGCGGGGCTGGTGCCGGGATTCACGGCCGGGGAGGCGGAGAAGTTCATGAAGAGCACCCCCGTGGAGCGGGTGATGACCCGCAAGGTCGTCACCGCCACGCTCACCGACACGCTGGAAGACGCGATCGTCCTGCTGCGCGACTTCCGGGTAAACGCCTTGCCGGTCGTGGACGGCGCAGGAAAAGTCGCCGGGATCATCACCCGGACCGACGTGCTGGAGGCGTTCATCGACGCCCTCGGCGTAGGCGAGGTCTCCTCCCGCCTCGAGGTCGTCGTCCCCGACCGGCCGGGAATGCTCGCGCAGTTGGCGGCGATCATCGGTTCCTTCCACGTGAACATCACGAGCGTGGTCTCCATCCGGCACGAAGGCGGGAAGCGGGCGGATTTCCTCCGCGTCGCCACGTTGAACGTCGGGCCGATCCGGAAGGCGATCGAGGAGGCGGGTTTCGAGATCCTCGACCCTTCGAAGTTCCTCCTTCCGTGA
- a CDS encoding zinc-dependent alcohol dehydrogenase family protein encodes MKAAILDRIAPIETSPLSLRNVPEPSPGPGEIRVRVRVCGICRTDLHVIEGDLPTRRLPVIPGHQVVGTVVALGEGAGRFPVGERVGIAWLARSCGTCAFCAAGKENLCEAPQFTGYHRDGGFAEYAVVPEAFAYKVPDSFRDAEAAPLLCAGIIGYRALARAELPPGGTLALYGFGSSAHIVLQLALHRGATAYVCTRGASHREMAKTMGAAWVGEDPAEVPARTDSAILFAPAGELVPPALRALKKGGTLALAGIHMSDVPGMMYEECLFHEKNLRSVTANTRADGEGLLREAEEIPLRPKVTLFPLEEANRAMQMLKADRIAGSGVLVVNEK; translated from the coding sequence GTGAAGGCGGCGATCCTCGACCGGATCGCGCCGATCGAAACTTCCCCGCTCTCCCTGCGGAATGTTCCCGAACCGTCTCCGGGCCCCGGGGAGATCCGGGTCCGGGTGCGCGTCTGCGGGATCTGCCGGACCGACCTCCACGTGATCGAGGGGGATCTTCCCACCCGGCGTCTCCCGGTCATCCCCGGCCACCAAGTGGTTGGAACCGTGGTGGCGCTCGGAGAAGGTGCGGGGCGTTTTCCCGTCGGGGAACGGGTCGGGATCGCGTGGCTCGCCCGCTCCTGCGGAACGTGCGCCTTCTGCGCCGCGGGGAAGGAGAACCTGTGCGAGGCCCCTCAGTTCACGGGATACCACCGGGACGGCGGCTTCGCGGAGTACGCGGTCGTGCCGGAGGCGTTCGCCTACAAGGTCCCGGACTCCTTCAGGGACGCCGAGGCCGCCCCCCTGCTGTGCGCGGGGATCATCGGGTACCGCGCTCTCGCGCGAGCCGAGCTCCCCCCCGGCGGGACATTGGCCCTCTACGGCTTCGGCTCCTCCGCGCACATCGTCCTGCAGCTCGCGCTGCACCGGGGTGCGACGGCGTACGTCTGCACGCGCGGGGCCTCCCACCGCGAGATGGCGAAGACGATGGGCGCCGCGTGGGTCGGCGAAGATCCGGCGGAGGTCCCCGCGCGGACGGACTCCGCCATCCTCTTCGCCCCGGCGGGGGAGCTCGTCCCGCCGGCGCTACGGGCGCTGAAGAAGGGCGGGACCCTCGCCCTGGCGGGGATCCACATGAGCGACGTGCCGGGGATGATGTACGAGGAGTGTCTCTTTCACGAAAAGAACCTTCGGAGCGTGACGGCGAACACCCGGGCGGACGGCGAAGGGCTTCTGCGCGAGGCGGAGGAGATCCCCCTGCGCCCGAAGGTCACGCTGTTCCCGCTTGAGGAGGCGAACCGGGCGATGCAGATGCTGAAGGCCGACCGGATCGCCGGCTCCGGGGTGCTCGTTGTCAACGAAAAGTGA
- a CDS encoding FAD-dependent oxidoreductase, with amino-acid sequence MAAEKTWDVAVVGAGPSGMFVARALAGTLSVLVLDEKGRTGGAGAMTDGKLNLSPHIGLDLAELGMTEEEATARIAAVDEVFVAHGADPTVYGEDRERIDAWLDRVSWVRHKTPKGEWDITLRPARQRHMGTDLAHQVVARMTESITSAGAIFSLDTRVDGISLGPGGLFALRTAKGEVFARYVVAAPGRDGAYWFREAARGLGVTTRYGSIDIGCRVEVASTVYDEITRVLYDPKFLFVTPTHGDPTRTFCTNPGGRVRVEARNGFRLVNGDALKTRKTANTNFAILNTVSMTEPIQDTTEMGRKVAEFANFWGGGESLVVQRLGDLMRGGRSRKETFHSAGLGYDKMTPTLPPGPGVTPGDISFAYPGRIVDNIRETLTLLSRVIPGVAHPSTAIYVPEIKFYDTKYVTDRYLETNVPNLFVAGDGVGKSRGIVGAALNGCLAAEGILRKEGIR; translated from the coding sequence ATGGCGGCTGAAAAAACCTGGGACGTCGCCGTCGTAGGCGCGGGTCCCTCCGGGATGTTCGTCGCCAGGGCGCTCGCCGGGACGCTCTCGGTCCTCGTCCTCGACGAGAAGGGGCGCACCGGCGGGGCGGGCGCGATGACCGACGGGAAGCTCAACCTCTCCCCCCACATCGGCCTGGACCTCGCCGAACTGGGGATGACCGAGGAGGAGGCGACCGCGCGCATCGCGGCCGTCGACGAAGTATTCGTCGCGCACGGCGCCGATCCCACGGTCTACGGCGAGGACCGGGAGCGGATCGACGCGTGGCTCGACCGGGTTTCCTGGGTTCGGCACAAGACTCCGAAAGGGGAGTGGGATATCACCCTTCGGCCGGCGCGGCAACGGCACATGGGAACGGATCTCGCCCACCAGGTGGTGGCCCGGATGACGGAATCGATCACGTCTGCGGGAGCGATATTCTCCCTCGATACGCGGGTCGACGGGATCTCCCTGGGGCCGGGCGGCCTCTTCGCCCTGCGCACGGCGAAGGGCGAAGTGTTCGCGAGGTACGTCGTGGCCGCGCCTGGGCGGGACGGCGCCTACTGGTTCCGGGAAGCGGCCCGGGGGCTCGGGGTCACCACGCGCTACGGGTCCATCGACATCGGCTGCCGGGTGGAGGTGGCGTCCACGGTCTACGACGAGATCACCCGCGTGCTGTACGATCCGAAGTTCCTCTTCGTGACCCCCACCCACGGTGACCCGACGCGGACCTTCTGCACCAACCCGGGAGGTCGCGTTCGCGTGGAAGCGCGCAACGGCTTCCGCCTGGTGAACGGCGACGCCCTCAAGACCCGCAAGACGGCGAACACGAACTTCGCGATCCTCAACACCGTGTCGATGACGGAACCGATCCAGGATACGACCGAGATGGGGCGGAAGGTGGCGGAGTTCGCCAACTTCTGGGGGGGAGGGGAGAGCCTGGTCGTCCAGCGCCTGGGGGATCTGATGCGGGGGGGCCGTTCCCGGAAGGAAACGTTCCACTCCGCCGGCCTCGGGTACGACAAGATGACGCCGACGCTGCCCCCCGGCCCGGGGGTGACGCCGGGGGACATCTCCTTCGCCTACCCCGGAAGGATCGTCGACAACATCCGGGAGACCCTGACGCTTTTGTCCCGCGTGATCCCGGGTGTGGCGCACCCATCCACGGCGATCTACGTCCCGGAGATCAAGTTCTACGACACGAAGTACGTCACCGACCGGTACCTCGAGACGAACGTTCCGAACCTGTTCGTGGCGGGCGACGGGGTGGGGAAATCCCGCGGGATCGTCGGCGCCGCCCTGAACGGCTGCCTCGCCGCGGAAGGGATTCTGCGGAAGGAAGGGATAAGGTAG
- a CDS encoding metal-dependent hydrolase, with the protein MASVRIRWFGHSGFSIRDGKTALIDPWFEGNPKAPGGANAAPGADLLLLTHDHFDHAGDAVAMARKTGALVVAIFELAGDLKAKGIPEAQLLHGGGGMNVGGTVSVQGFEVTMTEARHSCALGAPVGYVLKTPSGLTVYHSGDTGIFAGMTLIGELYPIDVALLPIGSVFTMDYRQAARACALLKAKAVIPMHYGTFPILEPNADRFVAELAIVSPGTRPIVLAPGGETTV; encoded by the coding sequence ATGGCATCGGTGCGGATCCGCTGGTTCGGACACTCCGGCTTTTCCATCCGGGACGGGAAGACGGCGCTCATCGACCCGTGGTTCGAGGGGAACCCGAAGGCGCCGGGCGGGGCGAACGCCGCGCCCGGGGCGGACCTGTTGCTCCTCACGCACGACCACTTCGACCACGCGGGGGACGCGGTCGCCATGGCGAGGAAGACGGGGGCCCTCGTCGTGGCGATCTTCGAGCTGGCGGGGGACCTGAAGGCGAAAGGCATCCCGGAGGCCCAGCTGCTCCACGGGGGCGGCGGGATGAACGTCGGCGGGACGGTCAGCGTCCAGGGGTTCGAGGTCACGATGACGGAGGCGCGCCACTCGTGCGCGCTCGGCGCCCCGGTCGGCTACGTGCTGAAAACCCCGTCGGGCCTGACCGTCTACCACTCCGGGGACACGGGGATCTTCGCCGGCATGACGCTCATCGGCGAACTGTATCCGATCGACGTGGCGCTGCTGCCGATCGGGTCCGTATTCACGATGGATTACCGGCAGGCGGCGAGGGCGTGCGCCCTCCTCAAGGCAAAAGCGGTGATCCCGATGCACTACGGCACGTTCCCGATCCTCGAACCGAACGCGGACCGGTTCGTCGCCGAACTGGCGATCGTCTCTCCCGGAACGCGCCCGATCGTGCTCGCCCCCGGTGGGGAAACGACCGTTTAG
- a CDS encoding D-sedoheptulose 7-phosphate isomerase, with the protein MAETMPAEIAAAATAIAEAFKAGRKLLLFGNGGSAADAQHIAAEFMNRFLIERPPLPAIALTTDTSVLTSIANDYAFDDIYSKQVKALGKKGDVALGITTSGSSVNVLKALRAAKKLGMTTIALTGEGGKAASLSDIALQIPSRSTPRIQEAHIAVGHILCDLTDTILFKDVGKR; encoded by the coding sequence ATGGCGGAAACGATGCCGGCGGAGATCGCGGCCGCCGCGACGGCGATCGCCGAGGCGTTCAAGGCGGGCCGGAAACTTCTCCTCTTCGGCAACGGCGGCAGCGCCGCGGACGCGCAGCACATCGCCGCCGAATTCATGAACCGGTTCCTCATCGAGCGGCCGCCCCTGCCAGCGATCGCCCTCACCACGGACACCTCGGTCCTCACCAGCATCGCCAACGACTACGCGTTCGACGATATCTACAGCAAGCAGGTCAAGGCCCTCGGGAAGAAGGGGGACGTGGCGCTCGGGATCACGACCAGCGGGTCTTCCGTGAACGTCCTCAAGGCGCTGCGCGCGGCGAAGAAGCTGGGGATGACGACGATCGCCCTGACCGGGGAGGGGGGGAAGGCGGCATCCCTCTCCGACATCGCCCTGCAGATCCCCTCCCGGAGCACGCCCCGGATCCAGGAGGCCCATATCGCGGTCGGGCACATCCTGTGCGACCTGACCGACACGATCCTGTTCAAGGACGTGGGCAAGCGGTGA
- a CDS encoding CoA-binding protein: MERRIEAILSGSKTVAVVGISDKPDRPSHGVAKYLQERGYRVIPVNPLLTEVLGEKAYKSLAEIPGRVDLVDVFRKSADVPEVAEEAVRIGARFFWMQEGVESDRAREILDAAGIPWVMDRCVKKELAKRGK; this comes from the coding sequence ATGGAACGACGGATCGAGGCGATCCTCTCCGGGTCGAAGACGGTCGCCGTGGTCGGGATCTCCGACAAGCCGGACCGTCCCAGCCACGGGGTGGCGAAGTACCTGCAGGAGCGGGGATACAGAGTGATCCCGGTCAATCCCCTTCTGACCGAGGTCCTCGGCGAGAAGGCGTACAAGTCGCTCGCGGAGATCCCCGGGCGGGTCGACCTCGTCGACGTGTTCCGCAAGTCGGCGGACGTGCCGGAGGTCGCGGAGGAAGCCGTGCGGATCGGCGCCCGCTTCTTCTGGATGCAGGAAGGGGTCGAAAGCGATCGCGCCCGCGAAATCCTGGACGCGGCAGGGATCCCGTGGGTGATGGATCGTTGCGTGAAGAAGGAACTGGCAAAACGGGGAAAATAA
- the trxA gene encoding thioredoxin: MAGNILELNSANFQSTVESGTPVLVDFWAPWCGPCRVIAPILEEVAKEFDGKTRVGKVNVDDSPEIASRFGVRGIPTLILFKGGQIKGQMVGVNPKSNIVSLVQKNL, from the coding sequence ATGGCCGGAAACATCCTTGAGCTGAACAGCGCGAACTTCCAGTCGACGGTGGAGAGCGGAACCCCCGTCCTCGTCGACTTCTGGGCCCCGTGGTGCGGACCGTGCCGCGTCATCGCCCCGATCCTCGAGGAGGTCGCGAAGGAATTCGACGGGAAGACGCGCGTGGGGAAGGTGAACGTCGACGACAGCCCGGAGATCGCCTCCCGGTTCGGCGTACGGGGGATCCCGACGCTCATCCTTTTCAAGGGCGGCCAGATCAAGGGACAGATGGTCGGCGTGAACCCGAAGTCCAACATCGTTTCGCTGGTGCAGAAGAACCTTTGA